A window of the Danio aesculapii chromosome 10, fDanAes4.1, whole genome shotgun sequence genome harbors these coding sequences:
- the actr1b gene encoding actin related protein 1B produces MESYDIIANQPVVIDNGSGVIKAGFAGDQIPKYCFPNYVGRPKHVRVMAGALEGDLFIGPKAEEHRGLLSVRYPMEHGIVKDWNDMERIWQYVYSKEQLQTFSEEHPVLLTEAPLNPSKNRERAAEVFFETFNVPALFISMQAVLSLYATGRTTGVVLDAGDGVTHAVPIYEGFAIPHSIMRVDIAGRDVSRYLRLLLRKEGYDFHTSAEFEVVRTIKERACYLSLNPQKDETLETEKAQYTLPDGSTLDIGPARFRAPELLFRPDLIGDESEGIHEVLAFAIQKSDMDLRRTLFSNIVLSGGSTLLKGFGDRLLSEVKKLAPKDVKIKISAPQERLYSTWIGGSILASLDTFKKMWVSKKEYEEDRARAIHRKTF; encoded by the exons ATGGAGTCGTATGATATTATAGCCAACCAGCCGGTTGTGATTGATAAT GGGTCGGGAGTTATCAAGGCAGGCTTTGCTGGAGATCAAATCCCCAAATACTGTTTTCCAAATTA TGTGGGTCGACCCAAGCATGTTCGGGTGATGGCTGGTGCATTGGAGGGCGATCTGTTTATTGGACCTAAAGCAGAG GAGCACAGGGGTCTGCTCTCTGTTCGGTACCCGATGGAACATGGGATTGTGAAAGACTGGAACGACATGGAGCGCATCTGGCAGTACGTGTACTCGAAGGAGCAGCTGCAGACCTTCTCTGAGGAG CATCCTGTACTGTTGACCGAAGCCCCGCTGAACCCCAGTAAAAACCGCGAGCGAGCAGCAGAGGTTTTCTTCGAGACCTTCAATGTGCCTGCGCTCTTCATCTCCATGCAGGCGGTTCTCAGTTT ATACGCCACAGGCCGAACCACAGGTGTAGTGCTGGACGCTGGTGACGGTGTGACCCACGCCGTGCCCATATACGAGGGATTCGCCATTCCTCACTCCATCATGCGTGTGGACATCGCTGGACGGGACGTCTCCCGGTACCTCCGTCTCCTCTTGCGCAAGGAAGGCTATGATTTCCACACCTCTGCAGAGTTTGAGGTGGTGCGCACCATCAAGGAG AGAGCCTGCTACCTCTCCCTCAACCCCCAGAAGGATGAAACTCTAGAAACCGAAAAAGCACAGTATACCCTCCCTGACGGAAGCACTCTAGAT ATCGGCCCGGCACGGTTTAGGGCTCCGGAGCTGCTCTTCAGGCCAGATCTGATTGGAGATGAGAGCGAGGGCATTCATGAGGTGCTGGCCTTCGCCATTCAGAAGTCCGACATGGATCTGCGACGCACGCTCTTCTCAAACATAGTGCTGTCCGGAGGCTCGACGCTCCTCAAAG GTTTTGGAGACCGGTTGTTAAGCGAAGTGAAGAAACTCGCCCCCAAAGATGTTAAAATTAAG ATATCTGCACCACAGGAGAGACTTTACTCCACATGGATAGG GGGATCCATCCTAGCTTCACTCGACACCTTTAAGAAAATGTGGGTCTCCAAGAAGGAATACGAGGAAGATCGCGCGCGCGCCATCCACCGGAAGACATTTTAA